One genomic window of Bremerella sp. JC817 includes the following:
- a CDS encoding MIP family channel protein yields MRSYLAEVIGTFCLVFAGTGAIVINDVVPGSVTHVGIALTFGLIVMAMIYSLGDISGAHLNPAVTVAFWAAKQFDRKKIIPYVTAQLIGAILASCLLRVLFLEHDHLGATLPRGPWWQSFVLEFVLTFLLMFVVLNVATGSKETGVMAGAAIGGTVALEAMFAGPICGASMNPARSIAPALVSGQLQHLWIYIVATTAGALFAVVAYQLIHVERQRAVLAADQAIEEESP; encoded by the coding sequence ATGAGGAGCTACCTTGCGGAAGTCATCGGAACATTTTGCCTGGTGTTCGCCGGGACAGGTGCGATCGTCATCAACGATGTCGTGCCAGGCTCGGTCACACATGTCGGCATCGCGTTGACCTTCGGCTTGATCGTGATGGCCATGATCTATTCCCTGGGAGATATCTCTGGGGCACATCTCAATCCCGCAGTGACGGTCGCTTTCTGGGCAGCGAAACAGTTCGATCGGAAGAAGATTATTCCGTATGTCACCGCTCAATTAATCGGTGCCATTCTGGCGAGTTGTCTGCTGCGAGTTTTATTCCTGGAACACGATCACCTGGGGGCGACGCTGCCGCGTGGTCCCTGGTGGCAATCGTTTGTTTTAGAGTTCGTACTCACGTTCCTTTTGATGTTCGTGGTGTTGAACGTGGCAACGGGTTCGAAAGAAACAGGAGTCATGGCAGGTGCCGCGATTGGTGGAACGGTTGCCCTCGAGGCAATGTTCGCCGGTCCGATCTGTGGCGCCTCGATGAATCCGGCTCGTTCGATTGCTCCGGCACTGGTCAGTGGACAGCTTCAGCATCTTTGGATTTACATCGTGGCTACAACGGCAGGCGCATTGTTTGCCGTGGTGGCGTACCAACTGATTCACGTTGAAAGGCAGCGGGCGGTTCTTGCTGCCGATCAAGCTATCGAGGAAGAAAGCCCGTGA
- a CDS encoding metalloregulator ArsR/SmtB family transcription factor, whose product MTKSPQQYEARAKVAKALAHPSRLFILDLLGQQDMCVQQLTQQIGCDQSTVSKHLAVLKDAGLIESRREGTSNFYRVTCGCLDSFFQCLEAVVQLDVEKRVEAACEVRCSP is encoded by the coding sequence GTGACGAAATCGCCCCAGCAGTACGAAGCACGTGCGAAAGTGGCCAAAGCGCTGGCTCACCCCAGTCGCTTGTTCATTTTGGACCTCTTAGGTCAGCAAGATATGTGCGTGCAGCAGCTAACGCAGCAGATTGGTTGCGACCAATCGACGGTCTCGAAGCACCTGGCGGTGCTGAAAGATGCCGGGCTGATCGAGTCGCGAAGGGAAGGCACGTCGAACTTTTATCGTGTAACGTGTGGTTGCCTGGATAGCTTCTTCCAATGCCTGGAAGCGGTGGTCCAACTGGACGTGGAGAAGAGAGTCGAAGCGGCCTGCGAAGTGAGGTGCTCGCCATGA
- a CDS encoding FliM/FliN family flagellar motor C-terminal domain-containing protein — translation MPAFNSDAINDVKSACEATAVEAADAISRAFDKSIQLSIEDGSAFDAAADLSSWNTAGLAIVLNVESEAALVLISEESGLLPDWYTTPDPTGESKLATLGQELGMTLLPEEFMAMEFEVKAVDNLAEACVGGAVGSQPAKLMLQLTADGKPREAMMVWPLTNPSGVFEGEPAAEPAPAPAAPAPSAAPSPAGIGAHRSRISNFQELPSYSRTLLHIQVPIRVILAAKKMKVHDIENMGVGTIIQFDKSCEDTLDVEIGRQKIAEGEAVKIGDKFGVRVTSMTMPEERYIALKARKRVR, via the coding sequence ATGCCTGCATTCAACTCCGATGCCATCAACGACGTCAAAAGTGCCTGCGAAGCCACAGCAGTGGAAGCTGCCGATGCAATTTCGCGGGCGTTCGACAAGTCGATTCAGCTTAGCATCGAGGACGGCAGTGCCTTCGATGCGGCCGCCGACCTGAGTTCGTGGAACACGGCTGGTTTGGCGATCGTGCTGAATGTCGAATCGGAAGCGGCCCTCGTCCTGATTTCGGAAGAGAGCGGCCTTCTGCCTGATTGGTACACCACGCCAGATCCAACCGGCGAAAGCAAGTTAGCGACGCTTGGCCAGGAACTCGGCATGACTCTTCTTCCCGAAGAGTTCATGGCCATGGAGTTCGAAGTCAAAGCGGTCGACAACTTAGCCGAGGCCTGCGTAGGTGGCGCCGTCGGTTCGCAACCGGCCAAGCTGATGCTTCAGCTCACCGCCGATGGTAAACCACGCGAAGCGATGATGGTTTGGCCATTGACCAATCCTTCTGGTGTCTTCGAAGGAGAACCGGCAGCCGAACCTGCTCCGGCACCTGCCGCTCCTGCACCAAGTGCAGCCCCAAGCCCTGCTGGCATTGGTGCCCATCGTAGCCGCATCTCTAACTTCCAAGAGTTGCCGAGCTACAGCCGAACCTTGCTGCATATCCAGGTTCCCATTCGTGTGATTCTGGCCGCCAAAAAGATGAAAGTGCACGACATCGAGAATATGGGGGTCGGCACGATCATTCAGTTCGACAAGTCATGCGAAGACACACTCGACGTCGAAATCGGTCGCCAGAAGATCGCCGAAGGTGAAGCAGTGAAGATCGGCGACAAGTTCGGCGTCCGTGTCACCAGCATGACGATGCCGGAAGAACGCTACATCGCGTTGAAAGCTCGCAAACGCGTTCGCTAG
- the cutA gene encoding divalent-cation tolerance protein CutA produces the protein MSQVIVVQTTIDSRAAAEKLAEAIIHEGRGACVQIAAPIISVYKWEGKVQKQEEYLVSVKTTDQALSPLVELIRQLHTYDVPEIIALPVIDGGHDYLSWVADQVNTQ, from the coding sequence ATGTCGCAGGTCATCGTTGTGCAAACCACGATCGACTCCCGCGCGGCTGCCGAGAAGCTTGCGGAAGCCATTATCCACGAAGGCCGAGGCGCGTGTGTTCAGATCGCCGCCCCGATCATATCGGTCTATAAGTGGGAAGGCAAAGTTCAGAAACAAGAAGAGTACCTGGTCTCGGTGAAAACCACGGATCAGGCATTATCCCCACTGGTCGAACTGATTCGCCAACTCCACACGTACGACGTGCCAGAGATCATCGCACTTCCCGTCATCGATGGCGGGCATGACTATCTGAGCTGGGTTGCGGATCAGGTCAATACGCAATAG